From the Musa acuminata AAA Group cultivar baxijiao chromosome BXJ3-7, Cavendish_Baxijiao_AAA, whole genome shotgun sequence genome, one window contains:
- the LOC135642946 gene encoding WAT1-related protein At5g07050-like: protein MDKIFYYTCLKHISPTFSSAMSIDELLTRAVVYVGWYQTPMDLNKVIYRAKVVGTLVTVAGPMLMLLVALLHLVMGGHGEFMRRAMPYLTMITLQFGYAGKHILSNASRRSGGSQYVIILYSHAFATLSMAPLAFIIEGKVQPKMTKWVFLRIFVLGLLGSVFLRPVMDQIFYHAGLKHTSVIFSSAMSSISPAMTFVVAVLSGMEKVDLKKVIHQAKVVGTLATVAGAMLMALYKGPPVELVWSKHAHSLGSNSPAVTDSSSNNWFMGSGFHILATLASASLSLLQEETLKQYSARLSLLTLIYLVGTLQAAVVTFVLEHKPAVWTIGFDINFLAAAYAGIVTSSVAYYVEGRVIEKRGAVFASAFNPLRMIIVAIMGASFLNEKIYLGGVLGAVLVVIGLYYILWGNNMEE from the exons ATGGACAAAATTTTCTACTACACCTGCCTGAAGCATATATCTCCTACCTTCTCATCCGCCATGAGCATAGACGAGCTTCTTACGCGCGCTGTGGTTTATGTTGGATGGTATCAGACCCCGATGGATCTGAATAAGGTGATATACCGGGCGAAGGTGGTCGGAACTCTAGTCACCGTTGCTGGCCCCATGTTGATG CTCCTGGTAGCTCTTCTTCACCTCGTCATGGGTGGTCACGGCGAGTTCATGCGGAGGGCAATGCCCTACCTTACCATGATCACCCTGCAGTTCGGCTATGCCGGAAAGCATATCCTCTCGAACGCGTCGCGCCGCAGTGGGGGAAGCCAATACGTTATTATCCTCTACAGTCATGCTTTTGCCACGCTATCCATGGCTCCTTTAGCATTCATTATAGAAGG GAAGGTGCAGCCTAAGATGACCAAGTGGGTGTTCTTAAGGATATTTGTGTTGGGACTTCTTGGCTCAGTATTTC TCAGGCCTGTCATGGACCAAATCTTCTACCACGCCGGCCTGAAGCATACATCTGTTATCTTCTCATCCGCCATGAGCAGCATCTCGCCGGCCATGACCTTCGTTGTGGCCGTGCTTAGCGG GATGGAGAAGGTGGATCTGAAGAAGGTGATACACCAGGCGAAGGTGGTCGGGACTCTGGCCACCGTTGCCGGCGCCATGTTGATGGCACTCTACAAAGGACCTCCAGTGGAGCTGGTTTGGAGCAAGCATGCCCATTCTCTTGGATCCAACTCACCGGCCGTCACCGATTCGAGCAGCAACAACTGGTTTATGGGCTCCGGCTTCCACATCTTAGCCACCTTAGCTTCGGCTTCTCTGTCTCTCCTTCAG GAGGAAACCCTAAAACAATACTCTGCTCGGCTGTCTCTCTTGACATTGATATACTTAGTGGGGACATTGCAAGCTGCAGTAGTCACTTTCGTCTTGGAGCACAAGCCTGCTGTTTGGACCATAGGCTTCGATATCAACTTCCTCGCTGCTGCTTAcgct GGAATCGTCACATCCAGCGTCGCATACTATGTTGAAGGGCGGGTGATAGAGAAAAGAGGGGCTGTGTTTGCGTCAGCCTTCAACCCTCTTAGGATGATCATAGTAGCCATCATGGGCGCGTCCTTCCTCAACGAAAAGATCTATCTCG